One genomic window of Misgurnus anguillicaudatus chromosome 12, ASM2758022v2, whole genome shotgun sequence includes the following:
- the atp6v1b2 gene encoding V-type proton ATPase subunit B, brain isoform, protein MKALRGMVSGAVNEISSAVTGSKHVAVRENVLAVTRDYISQPRLTYKTVAGVNGPLVILDQVKFPRYAEIVHLTLPDGTKRSGQVLEVTGSKAVVQVFEGTSGIDAKKTSCEFTGDILRTPVSEDMLGRVFNGSGKPIDRGPPVLAEDYLDIMGQPINPQCRIYPEEMIQTGISAIDGMNSIARGQKIPIFSAAGLPHNEIAAQICRQAGLVKKSKDVMDYSEENFAIVFAAMGVNMETARFFKSDFEENGSMDNVCLFLNLANDPTIERIITPRLALTSAEFLAYQCEKHVLVILTDMSSYAEALREVSAAREEVPGRRGFPGYMYTDLATIYERAGRVEGRNGSITQIPILTMPNDDITHPIPDLTGYITEGQIYVDRQLHNRQIYPPINVLPSLSRLMKSAIGEGMTRKDHSDVSNQLYACYAIGKDVQAMKAVVGEEALTADDLLYLEFLQKFEKNFIAQGAYENRTVFETLDIGWQLLRIFPKEMLKRIPQSTLAEFYPRDSKH, encoded by the exons ATGAAGGCTCTCAGAGGCATGGTGAGCGGAGCCGTAAACGAAATATCATCCGCCGTTACCGGGAGCAAACACGTCGCCGTTCGGGAAAATGTGCTTGCCGTTACTCGTGACTACATCTCTCAGCCGAGATTGA CATATAAAACCGTGGCTGGTGTTAATGGACCCCTGGTGATTTTGGATCAAGTGAAG TTTCCCAGGTATGCCGAGATCGTCCATCTGACACTGCCTGATGGCACCAAGAGGAGTGGACAAGTGCTGGAGGTCACCGGATCCAAAGCTGTGGTTCAG gtgtttGAGGGAACATCTGGTATTGATGCCAAAAAAACCTCATGTGAATTTACAGGGGACATTTTGCGCACACCTGTATCTGAGGATATGCTGG GTCGTGTCTTCAATGGATCGGGAAAGCCAATCGATCGAGGACCACCAGTGCTGGCAGAAGATTACTTGGACATTATGG GTCAGCCAATTAATCCTCAGTGTCGTATTTATCCTGAGGAGATGATCCAGACTGGAATCTCTGCCATTGATGGAATGAACAGTATTGCCAGAGGGCAGAAAATTCCCATTTTCTCTGCAGCTGGTCTACCCCACAATGAA attgctGCACAGATCTGTCGTCAGGCAGGATTGGTAAAGAAGTCCAAAGATGTGATGGATTACAGCGAGGAAAACTTTGCCATCGTGTTTGCTGCCATGGGG GTCAATATGGAGACTGCAAGATTTTTTAAGTCCGATTTTGAAGAGAACGGGTCCATGGACAACGTGTGCCTCTTTTTAAATTTGGCCAACGATCC CACAATTGAACGCATCATCACGCCTCGACTTGCACTTACATCAGCTGAGTTTCTGGCCTACCAGTGTGAGAAACACGTGCTGGTCATATTGACTGACATGAGCTCCTACGCCGAAGCTTTACGAGAG GTCTCTGCGGCTAGAGAGGAGGTGCCCGGCCGACGTGGTTTCCCAGGGTATATGTACACTGATCTGGCCACAATATATGAGCGAGCCGGACGCGTGGAGGGACGAAATGGCTCCATCACTCAAATCCCAATCCTTACTATGCCCAATGATG ATATCACCCATCCTATTCCGGATTTAACGGGTTACATCACTGAGGGTCAAATTTATGTAGACAGACAACTTCACAACAGACAG ATCTACCCGCCAATCAATGTACTACCTTCTTTGTCCCGACTGATGAAATCAGCCATCGGCGAGGGGATGACACGCAAAGATCACTCGGATGTTTCCAATCAGCTG TATGCATGCTATGCCATCGGAAAAGATGTGCAGGCAATGAAGGCCGTGGTTGGAGAAGAAGCGCTGACAGCAGATGACTTGCTGTACTTGGAATTCTTACAGAAGTTTGAGAAGAACTTTATAGCTCAGG GTGCGTACGAGAACCGAACTGTGTTCGAAACATTGGATATCGGCTGGCAGCTCTTGAGAATCTTCCCCAAAGAGATGTTGAAGAGGATTCCTCAGAGCACTTTGGCTGAGTTTTACCCTCGAGATTCAAAGCATTAG
- the vsig8a gene encoding V-set and immunoglobulin domain-containing protein 8a — MFLGHHSLSDQRHIKGIPNMNAQKRCFSTSFLNQPCVRRTSLSSLSSFMLLTLLAVFLKANATFALKVTSSGPQTIQMAQGERVTLDCTFASTPEDVGQLDIEWSVVSPDTTQKDHMIMSYTAGRKYVHGDSAFMKGVDFTAADPAQGDASLSIASLTADHAGTYQCKVKKAPGVDSRKISLVVLVRPSVPKCWVDGGAAVGEPVSLRCRTDRGSAPLLYSWKRESGGPIPLDVVQNSLTGELLISNHSINHMGVYSCEVSNAVGKESCRLNLQAVKPPNKAGVIAGTVVGCLLLIIIVLLVIWLLIFKCDRNPHDKEFSNEIREDVPPPESRPTSRVSSFRSGVAYSQVDQTHKAYSPSTNTSHSTAKYDSRFGYPV, encoded by the exons atgtttttgggtCACCACAg CCTCTCTGATCAGCGTCACATAAAAGGAATTCCAAACATGAATGCACAAAAACGCTGCTTCTCAACAAG TTTTCTAAACCAGCCTTGTGTTAGACGAACAAGTTTGTCCTCGTTGTCCTCATTTATGTTATTGACTCTGCTGGCAGTGTTCCTCAAAGCAA ATGCGACTTTCGCACTTAAAGTGACTTCTAGTGGACCTCAAACTATACAGATGGCTCAAGGGGAACGTGTTACATTAGACTGCACCTTCGCGTCGACTCCAGAAGATGTAGGCCAGCTTGACATCGAGTGGTCCGTTGTCAGCCCAGATACAACACAAAAGGACCACATG ATCATGTCATATACAGCTGGAAGGAAATATGTCCATGGTGACAGTGCTTTCATGAAAGGTGTGGATTTCACAGCTGCTGACCCCGCCCAGGGCGACGCATCACTCTCAATCGCATCACTCACCGCTGATCATGCTGGAACATATCAGTGCAAAGTAAAGAAAGCCCCCGGTGTGGACAGTCGAAAGATCTCACTGGTCGTACTGG TAAGGCCGTCTGTGCCCAAGTGTTGGGTGGACGGAGGCGCAGCGGTGGGTGAGCCGGTGTCACTGCGCTGCAGGACGGATCGCGGCTCTGCACCTCTGCTCTATTCTTGGAAGAGAGAGAGCGGTGGTCCCATTCCTTTAGATGTTGTTCAGA ATTCCCTCACAGGAGAGCTTCTTATCAGTAACCACTCCATAAACCACATGGGGGTCTACTCATGCGAAGTCTCAAACGCTGTTGGAAAAGAAAGCTGTCGGCTTAACCTTCAAGCTGTAAAGC CTCCGAACAAAGCGGGAGTCATCGCAGGCACTGTTGTTGGATGTCTGCTGCTTATCATAATAGTGCTGCTGGTTATATGGCTTCTTATCTTTAAATGTGATAGAAATCCACATGATAAAGAGTTCTCCAATGAGATCAG AGAGGATGTTCCTCCCCCTGAGAGTCGCCCTACCAGCCGTGTGTCCAGCTTTCGATCGGGTGTGGCCTATAGCCAAGTGGACCAAACTCATAAAGCATATTCTCCTTCAACTAACACCAGCCACAGCACAGCGAAGTATGACAGCAGATTCGGCTATCCAGTGTGA